In the Engraulis encrasicolus isolate BLACKSEA-1 chromosome 9, IST_EnEncr_1.0, whole genome shotgun sequence genome, one interval contains:
- the LOC134455088 gene encoding uncharacterized protein LOC134455088, whose amino-acid sequence MAEVSLCKQARLEEELLQSVPARDLVKKVLLDKPGGAAVLKEYEDTGSICDSSRRQMVNILAAHMTETEGRVPQRLTREKYALGIITLFPSLKDPLSRKGYEHFYDAQSGSGFLAWRLKTIQRKTKLHSPTPNNPKTMTGGPTCARDIGQGGEQDESCKEAISLMTHTNDDDIIFQKMRETFAYRQKLIHSPDTSASVLSVFPRLLDTKGLVLQDFSLLFGSEISTRLLERWPSYKPKLIKEASSLAQTPLLQRLLQSAREEPVLSSADNLQGWDSDMSTLLLLLHILSPQSTGRKRTYKISTSRAMDNLVVFHKSCQSLDEHLDADDRRQPYLLASGLHKKAISNYYIVMDKKLIPCQGNTSLAAFDELFKVHFVFSLSYDESLHTMFTFLQTTVYNIDVGSTRESPKVRELRAKLMNDHV is encoded by the exons ATGGCTGAAGTAAGCCTCTGTAAACAAGCACGTTTGGAAGAAGAGTTGCTACAGAGTGTCCCAGCCAGAGAT CTTGTGAAAAAGGTGTTGTTGGATAAACCTGGTGGAGCAGCAGTCCTGAAGGAGTATGAGGACACTGGAAGTATTTGTGACAGTTCCAGGCGACAAATGGTCAACATTTTAGCTGCACACATGACTGAAACCGAAGG GAGAGTTCCACAACGGCTGACAAGGGAGAAATATGCCCTTGGTATCATAACCTTGTTCCCATCTCTGAAAGACCCATTGTCTAGGAAAGGCTAT GAACACTTCTATGATGCCCAAAGTGGGTCAGGTTTCCTGGCCTGGCGGCTGAAGACGATCCAGAGGAAGACGAAGCTTCACTCTCCAACTCCAAATAACCCCAAGACTATGACAGGAGGGCCGACATGCGCCAGGGACATCGGCCAGGGCGGTGAGCAGGATGAATCGTGCAAGGAGGCCATTTCCCTCATGACCCACACGAATGACGATGACATTATCTTCCAGAAGATGCGCGAAACCTTCGCATATAGGCAGAAACTTATCCACAGCCCAGACACTTCGGCCAGCGTTCTGTCGGTTTTCCCGAGATTGTTGGACACGAAAGGATTG GTTCTTCAAGATTTCAGCCTCCTTTTTGGATCAGAGATATCCACCAGGCTTCTTGAAAGGTGGCCTTCCTACAAGCCCAAGCTCATCAAAGAAGCATCGTCACTTGCCCAAACACCACTGTTGCAGCGACTGTTGCAGTCGGCCAGGGAGGAGCCAGTGTTGTCATCTGCAGACAACTTGCAAG GATGGGACAGTGATATGTCTACACTACTCCTGCTCTTGCACATCCTGTCACCTCAGTCTACTGGGAGGAAGAGGACCTACAAGATCAGCACAAGTCGAGCAATGGACAATCTCGTGGTGTTTCACAAG TCATGCCAGAGCCTTGATGAGCACCTTGATGCAGATGACCGTCGACAGCCATATCTGCTTGCTTCAGGACTCCACAAGAAAGCCATCAGCAACTACTACATCGTCATGGATAAGAAGCTAATTCCTTGCCAAGGAAACACTTCTCTGGCGGCATTCGACGAGCTCTTCAAGGTCCATTTTGTTTTCAGTTTGAGCTATGATGAGAGTCTCCACACAATGTTCACCTTCCTTCAGACCACGGTGTACAACATCGACGTGGGAAGTACCAGAGAGTCTCCTAAAGTAAGAGAACTGAGAGCAAAGCTGATGAATGATCATGTTTAG